From the Vidua chalybeata isolate OUT-0048 chromosome 28, bVidCha1 merged haplotype, whole genome shotgun sequence genome, one window contains:
- the SNRPG gene encoding small nuclear ribonucleoprotein G: protein MSKAHPPELKKFMDKKLSLKLNGGRHVQGILRGFDPFMNLVIDECVEMAAGGQQNNIGMVVIRGNSIIMLEALERV from the exons ATGAGCAAAGCGCACCCGCCCGAGCTGAAAAA GTTCATGGACAAGAAGCTGTCGT TGAAGCTGAACGGCGGCCGGCACGTGCAGGGCATCCTGCGCGGCTTCGACCCCTTCATGAACCTGGTCATCGACGAGTGCGTGGAGAtggcggcgggcgggcagcAGAACAACATCGGCATGGTG GTGATCCGAGGGAACAGCATCATCATGCTGGAAGCTTTGGAACGAGTATAA
- the FAM136A gene encoding protein FAM136A isoform X2, translating to MFRCSARCCEDAAASMQEVQRCIERCHAPLARAQAIVTAELEHFQDRLSRCSLQCSDQAKDALDSGGSEPRVRGQLDACLATCGEQHLRLVPAMAKKMRDGLASIQQ from the exons ATGTTCCGCTGCAGCGCGCGCTGCTGCGAGGACGCAGCGGCCTCCATGCAGGAGGTGCAGCGCTGCATCGAGCGCTGCCACGCGCCCCTGGCCCGCGCCCAGGCCATCGTCACCGCCGAGCTCGAGCACTTCCAG GACCGGCTGAGCCGCTGCTCGCTGCAGTGCTCGGACCAGGCCAAGGACGCGCTGGACTCGGGGGGCTCGGAGCCGCGCGTGCGGGGCCAGCTGGACGCCTGCCTGGCCACCTGCGGGGAGCAGCACCTGCGCCTCGTGCCCGCCATGGCCAAGAAGATGCGGGACGGGCTGGCCAGCATCCAGCAGTGa